The following coding sequences are from one Shewanella putrefaciens window:
- a CDS encoding ABC transporter permease subunit translates to MLPAKIYQEDQIASPMMRVWQNFSANPFALAGLWTIVFLLLLTIFGPMIAPFSPETQDPRALLLPPSWDPSGTVEHFLGTDDLGRDIFSRLLHGAHLTFGMAILIVVTALFTGFIIGSLSGMMRGLKSSILGHLLDALLSIPSLLMAILVVAVMGPGLDNVFWAVGIALTPQFVRSIHQSVHEELQKEYVTAARLDGANSMQIFWYVIMPNVWEVVIIQTTLAISAAILDIAALGFLSLGAQAPSPEWGAMVAQGVDNLLTAPWTVTIPGLAILFSVLAINLVGDGLRSALAPIRN, encoded by the coding sequence ATGCTACCAGCTAAGATTTATCAAGAAGATCAAATTGCCTCTCCTATGATGCGAGTATGGCAAAATTTTTCAGCAAATCCGTTTGCTCTAGCAGGTTTGTGGACAATTGTATTCTTACTGCTACTCACTATTTTTGGGCCAATGATTGCGCCCTTTTCCCCTGAAACTCAGGATCCAAGAGCACTCTTGTTACCGCCATCATGGGATCCATCCGGTACTGTTGAGCATTTTTTAGGAACAGATGATCTCGGACGCGATATCTTTAGCCGACTATTACACGGCGCACACCTTACTTTTGGTATGGCCATTTTAATAGTGGTAACGGCACTATTCACAGGCTTTATTATCGGTTCTTTATCCGGCATGATGCGCGGTTTAAAATCCAGTATTCTTGGTCACTTACTCGACGCGCTATTGTCGATCCCTTCGCTGTTAATGGCCATTTTAGTCGTAGCTGTGATGGGACCGGGCCTTGATAATGTGTTTTGGGCCGTGGGGATTGCCTTAACCCCACAATTTGTCCGCTCCATACACCAGTCAGTGCATGAAGAATTACAAAAAGAATATGTCACAGCCGCGCGTTTAGACGGCGCTAACTCGATGCAAATTTTTTGGTATGTCATTATGCCAAACGTATGGGAAGTCGTGATAATTCAAACTACCTTAGCCATTTCGGCAGCCATTTTAGATATCGCGGCCCTTGGTTTTTTAAGCTTAGGCGCACAAGCTCCCAGTCCTGAATGGGGTGCAATGGTCGCACAGGGCGTAGATAATTTATTAACCGCACCTTGGACCGTCACAATTCCTGGGTTAGCAATTCTTTTTAGCGTACTCGCCATTAACTTGGTTGGCGATGGCCTACGGTCGGCGCTTGCGCCCATCAGAAACTAA
- a CDS encoding ABC transporter permease translates to MFRYLLRRLNLFIATSFVMIGVLFYATGLFPVERSFALTGIHSPTASQEIQIEQDYQLNDNQAWQFFAYIKQRLSGNLGVSVTSQQSVAEELKTVLPASFELAIMAAIIAIGLGVPLGVLASQSQHKLTQNTIMAITLTGYSVPVFWLGLYLSLWFGVNLGWLPISGQINLLYEIKPVTGFMLVDTLWSDSEYGKSAFKDALLHIILPATTLAVLPFTVVVRSTRSAMMNVMNQTFIRAAEARGMHTSTIILRHALPNALIPVLKHLGLMLGSFASYAIVVEMIFSWPGVGSWLVSGIYQRDYTVIQGGILAVALLIIFLSILIEVLHTVFNPLSRKDLYATS, encoded by the coding sequence ATGTTTCGATATCTGCTTCGGCGGCTCAATCTGTTTATCGCAACGTCCTTCGTTATGATTGGAGTGCTCTTCTATGCTACCGGATTATTTCCCGTTGAACGAAGTTTTGCACTCACAGGCATCCATTCTCCTACCGCCAGCCAAGAGATTCAAATTGAGCAAGATTATCAACTAAACGACAATCAAGCTTGGCAATTTTTCGCCTATATAAAACAAAGGTTAAGCGGTAATTTAGGGGTATCGGTTACATCACAACAAAGTGTCGCTGAAGAGTTAAAAACGGTACTCCCCGCATCATTTGAACTCGCGATAATGGCTGCCATTATCGCCATTGGCTTAGGTGTGCCATTAGGCGTTTTAGCATCGCAAAGCCAACATAAACTTACTCAAAATACGATCATGGCAATCACCTTAACAGGCTACTCAGTGCCTGTTTTTTGGCTAGGTCTCTATTTATCCCTCTGGTTCGGGGTTAATCTTGGTTGGTTACCGATTTCTGGACAAATCAATTTGCTCTATGAAATCAAGCCTGTTACAGGCTTTATGTTAGTCGATACCTTGTGGTCAGATTCTGAATATGGCAAATCGGCATTTAAAGATGCGCTGCTGCACATCATTTTGCCAGCGACTACGCTTGCCGTATTACCTTTTACAGTGGTGGTTCGTAGCACTCGTTCGGCAATGATGAATGTGATGAATCAAACTTTTATCCGTGCCGCGGAGGCGAGAGGCATGCATACTAGCACTATCATTCTACGCCACGCGCTACCTAATGCGTTGATCCCTGTGCTTAAACATTTAGGATTGATGCTCGGTTCTTTTGCCAGCTATGCGATTGTCGTCGAAATGATCTTCTCATGGCCAGGTGTCGGCTCATGGTTGGTGTCAGGAATTTATCAACGGGATTATACTGTCATCCAAGGTGGTATTCTGGCCGTTGCCCTATTGATCATCTTTTTAAGTATCTTGATTGAAGTATTACACACTGTCTTTAATCCATTAAGCAGAAAAGACCTTTATGCTACCAGCTAA
- a CDS encoding ABC transporter substrate-binding protein: protein MSVLIRRLCLTTAVSCMSWLMVACGPQQIPSGLVYCSEGNPESFNPQLVTSGTTIDATSHQIYSRLVDYDTQSGNLVPALATSWSMSEDGLSYRFKLREGVQFQHSSRFTPSRPFNADDVLFSFNRIINTQHPYHWVSRTGYPFFQSIGFSEQVKLIEKVNDHEIIFYLARKDASFLSNLATDFAVILSDEYAQQQLALGHPENVDHYAIGTGPFTLVKYVKNEYIRYRRNPDFWGEPAKVDMLVFDITPKSTVRLAKLIAGDCSVSALPKAGELPVIGQHKELNIESQPGLNVAFWAFNTLKPPLDDVRVRSALAHAVDKQHILRAVYQNTAVEAIGVLPPASWAYDNNKGLIDYNPQKARDLLKEAGIKNLSIDIWAMPVARAYNPNTLKTAELIQSDLANVGVKVNIISYDWSVFSQRLSRDEYDSVLIGWNADNSDPDNFFTPLLSCSAMLSNNNRSRWCNPEFDTILARAKDVSTQAERKVIYQQAEAFLAEQIPMLSLAHAKRVALTRHDITGMQLTPFGGISFAHTGLIQPETN, encoded by the coding sequence ATGAGTGTGCTAATTAGACGCCTATGCCTGACAACGGCAGTTTCCTGCATGAGTTGGTTGATGGTTGCATGTGGCCCCCAACAGATCCCTTCTGGTTTGGTTTATTGCTCCGAAGGGAACCCCGAGTCTTTTAATCCGCAGTTGGTGACTTCGGGTACGACTATCGACGCGACATCCCATCAAATCTACAGCCGCTTAGTGGATTATGATACTCAGTCAGGCAATCTTGTTCCGGCATTGGCGACCAGTTGGTCTATGTCAGAGGATGGCTTAAGTTATCGTTTTAAGTTAAGGGAAGGAGTTCAATTTCAGCATTCGTCGCGCTTTACGCCTTCTCGCCCATTTAACGCCGATGATGTGTTATTTTCTTTTAATCGGATCATCAATACACAGCATCCTTACCATTGGGTGTCCCGTACTGGCTATCCCTTCTTTCAAAGCATTGGATTTTCGGAACAAGTTAAGCTAATAGAAAAAGTAAACGACCACGAAATCATATTTTATTTAGCCCGTAAAGACGCTTCTTTTTTATCTAATCTTGCCACTGACTTTGCCGTAATTTTGTCCGATGAGTACGCTCAGCAGCAACTGGCGCTCGGGCATCCAGAGAATGTCGATCATTACGCCATTGGTACCGGGCCTTTTACACTAGTTAAGTACGTTAAAAATGAATATATTCGCTATCGCCGTAACCCCGACTTTTGGGGCGAACCTGCAAAAGTCGATATGCTGGTATTTGATATCACGCCCAAAAGCACTGTGCGCCTAGCAAAACTTATCGCTGGTGATTGCAGTGTTTCAGCTCTACCTAAGGCAGGAGAATTACCTGTCATTGGACAACATAAAGAGTTAAATATTGAATCTCAACCTGGTCTTAATGTGGCGTTTTGGGCTTTTAATACGCTAAAACCACCACTCGATGACGTACGTGTGCGCAGCGCGCTAGCTCATGCTGTTGATAAGCAACATATTCTGCGAGCGGTTTATCAAAACACCGCTGTTGAAGCCATAGGTGTTTTACCGCCAGCATCTTGGGCCTACGACAATAACAAAGGACTTATTGATTACAATCCACAAAAAGCACGGGATTTATTGAAAGAGGCAGGCATAAAAAACCTCAGTATTGATATCTGGGCAATGCCAGTTGCACGTGCTTATAACCCTAATACACTTAAAACAGCAGAGTTAATTCAGTCAGACTTAGCCAATGTTGGGGTTAAAGTAAACATCATCAGTTACGACTGGAGCGTATTTAGCCAACGATTGAGCCGCGATGAGTATGATTCGGTATTAATTGGATGGAACGCTGACAACAGCGATCCAGATAACTTTTTCACCCCATTACTGAGCTGCTCGGCAATGTTGTCGAACAACAATCGCTCCCGCTGGTGTAACCCTGAATTTGATACCATCCTAGCAAGAGCAAAGGATGTATCAACTCAAGCTGAGCGCAAAGTGATTTATCAGCAAGCTGAAGCCTTTTTAGCGGAACAGATACCTATGCTAAGTTTGGCTCATGCTAAACGTGTAGCATTAACTCGTCACGATATTACAGGCATGCAATTAACTCCCTTTGGTGGGATATCTTTTGCACATACTGGCCTAATCCAACCGGAGACTAATTGA
- the pspF gene encoding phage shock protein operon transcriptional activator, which produces MDNKFQQDNLIGQSNALLEVLEHVSQIAPLSKPVLIIGERGTGKELIAERLHYLSKRWDQSFIKLNCSSLSENLLESELFGHESGAFTGAKGKHEGRFERADGGTLFLDELANTSGLIQEKLLRVIEYGEFERVGGSKTVQADVRLICAANEDLPALADAGEFRADLLDRLAFDVITLPPLRCRPEDIMTLAEYFAVGMARQLKLQLFSGFSAHAVEQLMTHDWPGNIRELKNVVERSVYRNGGENRPIEHITLDPFASPYRPQTRVKTRERQVVPQVATIADTAQTGIAIEPNLQGGSEPSLNSFNFPLDFKEQTEKYEMDLIQQALSHSQYNQKKTAEILGLSYHQLRGILKKYNLLDKA; this is translated from the coding sequence GTGGATAATAAATTTCAACAAGACAATCTTATTGGCCAATCCAATGCCCTACTCGAAGTATTAGAACATGTGTCGCAAATCGCACCTTTGTCTAAACCCGTACTGATTATTGGTGAACGGGGCACAGGTAAAGAGCTGATTGCCGAACGCTTACATTATCTTTCTAAGCGCTGGGATCAAAGTTTTATTAAGCTAAACTGTTCATCTTTGAGTGAAAACTTACTCGAGAGTGAATTGTTTGGCCATGAATCAGGCGCCTTTACTGGCGCCAAAGGTAAACACGAAGGCCGCTTTGAGCGCGCCGACGGCGGCACCTTATTTCTCGATGAATTAGCCAACACTTCAGGACTTATCCAAGAAAAGCTACTGCGTGTTATTGAATATGGCGAGTTTGAACGGGTCGGTGGCAGTAAAACCGTGCAGGCTGATGTCCGCTTAATCTGCGCCGCCAACGAAGATTTACCCGCGTTAGCTGATGCAGGCGAATTTCGTGCCGACTTGCTCGATAGGCTCGCCTTCGATGTGATCACTTTGCCACCACTGCGTTGCCGCCCTGAAGACATTATGACACTAGCGGAATATTTCGCCGTTGGTATGGCACGCCAATTAAAACTGCAACTATTTAGCGGTTTTAGCGCCCATGCAGTCGAACAGTTAATGACCCACGACTGGCCGGGTAATATCCGCGAACTCAAGAACGTGGTTGAACGTAGCGTGTACCGCAATGGTGGTGAAAACCGTCCCATCGAGCATATTACCCTCGACCCCTTTGCATCGCCCTATCGACCTCAAACTCGAGTTAAAACCCGCGAGCGCCAAGTGGTACCTCAGGTTGCCACTATTGCAGATACCGCTCAAACCGGTATCGCGATTGAACCAAACTTACAAGGAGGCTCAGAGCCTTCTCTAAATAGCTTTAATTTTCCGTTGGATTTTAAAGAGCAAACTGAAAAATACGAGATGGATCTTATCCAACAGGCTCTCTCACACAGTCAATATAACCAAAAGAAGACCGCTGAGATCCTAGGATTAAGCTATCACCAGTTGCGTGGCATCCTTAAAAAATACAATTTACTCGATAAAGCATAA
- the pspA gene encoding phage shock protein PspA produces MGIFSRFADIINSNISALLDKAEDPEKMVRLIIQEMEDTLVEVRSTSAKVLAEKKELQRRINRVLEQVQDWQDKAELALSKDREDLAKAALVEKQKATGLADTLNQELAVIDEHIARLKDEVGMLQEKLLDAKARQKTIILRTQTASSRLEVKKQLDSSKIDSAMLKFEQYERRVEGLEAQVESYDLGSKKTLADEFAALEAEDSVNAELAALKAKVKGKAPTKSKE; encoded by the coding sequence ATGGGAATTTTCTCTCGTTTCGCCGATATCATTAACTCTAATATCAGCGCATTGCTGGATAAAGCCGAAGACCCAGAAAAAATGGTTCGTCTGATTATCCAAGAAATGGAAGACACACTCGTTGAAGTGCGTTCTACCTCAGCTAAAGTATTAGCTGAGAAGAAAGAGCTGCAACGTCGTATTAATCGCGTGTTAGAGCAAGTGCAAGATTGGCAAGATAAGGCTGAGCTCGCATTGTCCAAAGACCGTGAAGACTTAGCCAAAGCCGCTTTAGTTGAAAAACAAAAAGCAACCGGTTTAGCGGACACGCTGAATCAAGAGTTAGCCGTTATCGATGAACATATCGCACGTCTGAAAGATGAAGTGGGCATGCTGCAAGAAAAACTGCTCGATGCAAAAGCGCGTCAAAAGACCATTATTTTGCGCACTCAAACAGCATCATCACGCTTAGAAGTGAAAAAGCAGTTAGATTCAAGCAAAATCGATAGTGCCATGCTCAAGTTTGAGCAATATGAGCGCCGTGTCGAAGGCTTAGAAGCCCAAGTTGAATCTTACGATCTTGGCAGCAAAAAAACCTTAGCCGACGAGTTTGCCGCTCTTGAAGCCGAAGATTCTGTGAATGCAGAGCTGGCAGCGCTAAAAGCCAAGGTAAAAGGTAAAGCACCAACAAAGTCAAAAGAATAA
- the pspB gene encoding envelope stress response membrane protein PspB — translation MDMDILMAPIIIFMVIVAPIWLVLHYRSKRQVSQGLTEEEFSQLNDLIVKADKMAARIETLEAILDTESPEWRGKHERI, via the coding sequence ATGGATATGGACATACTAATGGCGCCGATTATTATTTTTATGGTGATAGTCGCGCCAATATGGTTAGTTCTTCATTATCGCAGTAAGCGACAAGTGAGCCAAGGACTCACAGAGGAAGAGTTTTCACAACTCAATGATTTAATAGTTAAAGCTGATAAAATGGCAGCGCGTATCGAGACCTTAGAGGCCATTCTGGATACAGAATCGCCCGAATGGAGGGGGAAACATGAGAGGATCTAA
- the pspC gene encoding envelope stress response membrane protein PspC has translation MRGSNGRTLYRIPQSGKIAGVCAGIAEYFAIETWLVRVLAVSIFLLGGSGVVFIIYVALWVILDIKPQKHYDRDDIEVKKKPWQSGEPAKQALSDVSRQFRSLEVRLQNLERHVTSDNFDLKRQINSL, from the coding sequence ATGAGAGGATCTAATGGTCGTACTTTGTACCGCATTCCCCAGTCAGGCAAAATAGCGGGTGTATGTGCAGGGATTGCCGAGTACTTTGCGATTGAAACTTGGTTAGTGCGAGTACTGGCGGTGTCTATCTTCTTACTCGGCGGTTCAGGTGTGGTATTTATCATCTATGTCGCTTTGTGGGTGATTTTAGACATCAAGCCGCAAAAGCATTACGATAGAGACGATATTGAGGTGAAGAAGAAGCCGTGGCAGTCGGGAGAACCCGCAAAGCAAGCGCTAAGCGACGTGAGTCGTCAATTTCGAAGCCTTGAAGTTAGATTGCAAAACCTAGAACGTCATGTCACCTCTGACAACTTTGATTTGAAAAGACAAATCAATAGTTTGTAA
- a CDS encoding YcjX family GTP-binding protein, which produces MGMLDASLHKLTQKGQSLLHRTADRHLRLAVTGLSGAGKTAFITGLVNQLLNSGPVSTIPHARNNSALPLWQVSREQRLLGVKRAMQPDLEIASFDYQGAMLALTSEPATWPASTRTISELRLAIKYQPKKGLLAKFSDTATLYLDIVDYPGEWLLDLPMLRQDFVTWCRAQQGRIENLKSSPLYAEFEQSLTALDLAASADEQQLKQIADQYQLLLNDLVHVQGYYQAQPGRMLLPGEWQGAPLLAFFPLLLVNDEKFAELSQSDKHSGFHVLEKRYQEYVAKVVKPFYKNHFAGFDRQLVLVDCFSALNRGKRQFEDMGAALNAIIESFHFGQSSYLRRLFAPRIDRLLFAASKVDHVTRDQQSHVLSLLTDMLKHSQHFASFDGCKVETMAISAIKATRHGMVTTQEGEVEVVQGMGLNGKALTLFPGEVPTRLPEAHFWREQGFNFVGFAPPSNINVDPSQVHFDHIRLDHLLQYLLGDKLE; this is translated from the coding sequence ATGGGAATGCTTGATGCCTCGCTCCATAAATTAACTCAAAAAGGTCAATCCCTGTTACATCGTACTGCGGACCGGCATTTACGTTTGGCCGTGACTGGGCTTTCTGGTGCGGGAAAAACGGCGTTTATCACCGGCTTAGTTAATCAGTTACTCAATTCTGGACCAGTCTCGACTATACCCCATGCCCGTAACAACAGTGCTTTGCCACTTTGGCAGGTGAGCCGTGAGCAGCGTTTGCTCGGGGTTAAGCGTGCCATGCAGCCGGATCTGGAAATCGCCAGTTTTGATTATCAAGGCGCCATGTTAGCGCTCACTTCTGAGCCTGCGACTTGGCCTGCCTCCACTCGTACTATTTCTGAGTTACGATTGGCGATTAAATATCAGCCGAAGAAGGGCTTGCTGGCCAAGTTTTCTGATACCGCGACCTTATATTTAGACATAGTTGATTATCCCGGTGAATGGTTACTCGATTTACCTATGCTGCGCCAAGACTTTGTTACTTGGTGCCGTGCCCAGCAAGGTCGCATCGAGAATCTTAAAAGCTCACCTTTATATGCTGAATTTGAGCAATCCTTAACAGCATTGGATCTAGCCGCCAGCGCCGACGAGCAACAATTAAAGCAAATTGCCGATCAATATCAGTTATTACTCAATGATTTAGTGCATGTACAAGGTTACTACCAAGCACAACCCGGACGCATGTTATTGCCGGGCGAATGGCAGGGCGCACCTTTATTGGCTTTTTTCCCTCTGTTATTGGTTAATGATGAAAAGTTTGCTGAGCTTTCGCAAAGCGATAAACACAGTGGATTCCATGTGCTTGAAAAACGTTATCAAGAATACGTGGCTAAAGTAGTTAAGCCTTTCTATAAAAACCACTTTGCTGGTTTTGATAGGCAACTAGTACTCGTTGACTGCTTTAGTGCGTTAAATCGCGGTAAAAGGCAATTTGAGGATATGGGCGCGGCGCTCAATGCCATTATTGAAAGTTTCCATTTCGGCCAGTCGAGTTATTTACGGCGTTTATTTGCCCCCCGCATCGACCGTTTGTTATTTGCCGCGAGTAAGGTTGACCATGTGACTCGTGATCAGCAGAGCCATGTTTTGTCCTTGTTGACCGATATGTTGAAACACAGCCAGCATTTTGCCAGTTTCGATGGCTGTAAAGTGGAGACGATGGCGATTAGCGCCATCAAGGCGACTCGCCATGGTATGGTGACAACCCAAGAGGGTGAAGTTGAAGTTGTGCAGGGTATGGGACTCAACGGTAAAGCCCTGACCTTGTTTCCCGGCGAAGTGCCCACTCGCTTACCTGAAGCGCATTTTTGGCGTGAACAAGGGTTTAATTTTGTTGGGTTCGCGCCGCCGAGCAATATTAATGTTGACCCCTCACAAGTGCATTTTGACCATATTCGCCTCGATCATCTGCTGCAGTACTTACTGGGAGATAAATTGGAATGA
- a CDS encoding TIGR01620 family protein, whose amino-acid sequence MTLKQSDNANEPAANSSANVVEKPFEQSVKQKPLKKQQLFDPQIVELSPSKEELKGAKAFEPNTPVQEVSADIEELMDATLSAHPNMIDAKSVSPQLVKSRRWSWLARLAVSSLLLLVVVQTGLGLRDAWHESPWLFSFYGVVLGVVSAWALAGAVSEYRKLKRLKQVADTQETGARLAQSMQMGEADSFIDNIVCHYEDSQGLQQLRRSLKDEHNDAEKVLLFEDLVLTERDELAKKVVRRYAAESAVLLAASPLAVLDMAIILWRNQRMLRDVACCYGIELGYWSRIKLIRSIIINIIYAGTTELVTDLGTQLLSVEMTGKLSARLAQGLGGGMLTARLGYQAMALCRPIVFREDQRPKLSKVHQELLIELKQFSGKLFTKEGRDALKGQFADVDHKVPRAAKEKTKE is encoded by the coding sequence ATGACGTTAAAGCAATCGGATAACGCAAATGAACCGGCTGCCAATTCCTCTGCCAATGTAGTTGAAAAGCCATTTGAACAGTCAGTTAAACAAAAACCGCTGAAAAAGCAGCAGCTATTTGATCCACAAATAGTGGAGCTTAGCCCCAGCAAAGAGGAACTCAAAGGAGCGAAAGCCTTTGAACCCAATACGCCAGTGCAGGAAGTCTCTGCTGATATTGAAGAATTAATGGATGCGACACTGTCTGCCCATCCCAATATGATTGATGCTAAATCCGTATCGCCTCAACTGGTTAAATCACGCCGTTGGTCGTGGCTTGCCCGTCTAGCAGTATCGAGCCTATTGCTGCTCGTGGTGGTTCAAACGGGATTAGGACTGAGGGATGCATGGCATGAGAGCCCTTGGCTGTTCAGTTTTTATGGCGTGGTGCTTGGGGTCGTCAGTGCTTGGGCATTGGCGGGTGCAGTCAGTGAATACCGTAAGCTCAAGCGACTCAAACAGGTCGCCGATACCCAAGAAACGGGCGCAAGGTTAGCGCAGAGCATGCAAATGGGTGAAGCAGACAGCTTTATCGATAATATCGTTTGTCACTATGAAGACAGCCAAGGTTTGCAGCAACTTCGCCGTTCATTAAAAGATGAGCATAATGATGCCGAGAAAGTCTTGTTATTCGAGGACTTAGTGCTGACTGAGCGGGATGAACTGGCAAAAAAAGTAGTGCGACGCTATGCAGCCGAATCGGCAGTTTTATTAGCCGCGAGCCCGTTAGCCGTGCTCGATATGGCGATAATCCTATGGCGTAATCAACGCATGCTGCGCGATGTCGCTTGTTGTTATGGCATAGAGCTGGGTTATTGGAGCCGAATTAAACTTATCCGCAGCATTATTATTAATATCATCTACGCGGGCACCACTGAGTTAGTCACTGATTTAGGTACACAGCTGTTATCGGTTGAAATGACAGGTAAATTGTCTGCTCGCTTGGCTCAAGGTTTAGGCGGTGGTATGTTAACGGCACGTCTTGGATATCAGGCCATGGCACTGTGTCGGCCGATTGTGTTTAGAGAAGATCAAAGACCTAAATTGTCAAAAGTGCATCAGGAGTTGTTGATCGAACTTAAGCAGTTTTCAGGCAAGCTGTTTACCAAAGAAGGTCGCGACGCATTAAAAGGCCAGTTCGCCGATGTTGATCACAAAGTACCTCGGGCAGCTAAAGAGAAGACTAAAGAGTAG
- the megL gene encoding methionine gamma-lyase, translating into MQDESGKMWKAATQVIHGGHEHEAFGALVTPLYQSATFVFESAQQGGERFAGNEPGYIYTRLGNPTTAELERKMAILEGAEAAAATASGMGAVSAALLANLQMGDHLVASNAVYGCTFALMTSQFARFGIEVSLVDFSSVTEIEAAIKSNTKVIFCETPVNPHLQVFDLAAIATIAKRHKLVSIVDNTFMTPLLQRPLDWGIDLVIHSATKYLNGHGDVIAGIVCGSDEQIHRVKYEILKDIGAVISPHDAWLILRGLKTLDVRLQRHCDSAQRVAEFLAEHPSITRVYYPGLASHQGHKFMGKQMKRAGGVIAFELAANLEEAMAFVGYLKLFSIAVSLGDAESLIQHPASMTHSPYTPEARAAAGIGDNLLRISIGLEDCDDIIADLNQALVRLT; encoded by the coding sequence ATGCAAGATGAGTCAGGCAAGATGTGGAAAGCTGCAACACAGGTTATTCATGGCGGCCATGAGCATGAGGCCTTTGGCGCCTTAGTGACGCCGCTTTATCAAAGTGCGACTTTTGTGTTTGAGTCTGCACAGCAAGGTGGCGAGCGATTTGCGGGTAATGAGCCGGGGTATATTTACACGCGCTTAGGGAATCCGACAACCGCCGAGCTTGAACGTAAAATGGCGATTTTAGAAGGGGCAGAGGCCGCCGCCGCGACCGCTTCTGGCATGGGCGCAGTATCCGCCGCATTACTGGCTAACTTGCAGATGGGCGATCACTTAGTGGCATCCAATGCGGTATACGGCTGTACTTTTGCGCTAATGACGTCTCAGTTCGCCCGCTTTGGTATCGAAGTGTCCCTAGTGGACTTTTCATCGGTAACAGAAATAGAAGCAGCGATTAAATCCAATACTAAGGTCATTTTCTGTGAAACCCCAGTCAACCCCCATTTACAGGTGTTTGATTTGGCGGCAATTGCGACTATTGCCAAACGTCATAAGCTAGTGAGTATTGTCGACAATACCTTTATGACGCCATTACTGCAAAGACCACTCGATTGGGGTATCGATTTGGTGATCCACAGTGCGACTAAATATCTGAATGGCCATGGTGATGTGATTGCGGGGATAGTGTGTGGCAGTGACGAACAGATCCATAGAGTGAAGTATGAAATCTTAAAAGATATTGGCGCGGTAATATCGCCACACGATGCTTGGCTGATCTTGCGTGGTCTTAAAACCTTAGATGTGCGTTTACAGCGACATTGCGATAGTGCTCAGCGTGTGGCGGAGTTTTTGGCGGAACATCCAAGCATTACACGTGTGTATTATCCCGGGCTTGCCTCTCATCAAGGGCATAAATTTATGGGTAAGCAGATGAAACGTGCTGGTGGTGTTATCGCGTTTGAACTGGCGGCAAATTTAGAAGAGGCCATGGCCTTTGTCGGATATCTAAAGTTGTTCTCTATTGCGGTGAGCCTAGGGGATGCTGAATCTCTTATTCAACATCCAGCATCGATGACGCATTCACCTTATACGCCAGAGGCAAGGGCTGCCGCTGGAATTGGTGATAACCTGCTGCGGATCTCTATCGGCTTAGAGGATTGTGACGACATCATCGCCGATTTGAATCAAGCACTAGTGCGTTTGACTTAA
- a CDS encoding ComEA family DNA-binding protein, whose amino-acid sequence MKIKNCLSTMLSNSVKSIQIKSMLGVTLAALLAYPVSAAEAPTKAEAKMQAQAKADAKSAVAEVLTVNINTASVEELQELKGIGAAKAQAIVDYRTQNGKFNAIDDLANVSGIGAKLIEQNRHLIKL is encoded by the coding sequence ATGAAGATCAAAAACTGTTTATCCACAATGCTCAGCAACAGTGTTAAATCCATTCAGATAAAGTCGATGTTAGGCGTTACGTTAGCGGCTTTACTCGCATACCCTGTGAGTGCCGCAGAAGCCCCCACTAAAGCGGAAGCAAAAATGCAGGCTCAGGCAAAAGCAGATGCAAAGTCTGCTGTGGCTGAAGTGTTGACAGTGAATATCAATACGGCTTCTGTTGAAGAGTTACAAGAGCTTAAGGGGATTGGTGCTGCCAAGGCGCAGGCTATCGTAGACTACCGCACACAAAATGGTAAGTTTAATGCGATTGATGATTTAGCAAATGTGTCTGGTATTGGTGCAAAACTGATTGAGCAGAATCGACATTTAATCAAACTCTGA
- a CDS encoding late competence development ComFB family protein: MQLEIRNYYEVLLMEMLSDEGLMDELPEDYLADLCCVTLNQLPVRYIRHLVDTYFFEDYDELQELKREIQAALEKSRAFLKQNLQKRLQEEAGHIA, encoded by the coding sequence ATGCAACTTGAAATCCGTAACTATTACGAAGTACTCTTAATGGAAATGTTATCAGATGAAGGACTTATGGATGAACTGCCTGAGGACTATTTAGCCGATCTCTGCTGCGTAACACTAAACCAATTACCTGTACGTTATATACGTCATCTGGTAGATACCTACTTTTTTGAAGACTATGACGAATTACAGGAATTAAAACGAGAGATCCAAGCAGCACTCGAAAAATCCCGCGCATTTCTCAAACAAAATCTACAAAAAAGGCTACAAGAAGAAGCAGGACACATCGCGTAA